The Streptomyces rubrogriseus genomic sequence TACCGGTTCTTCACCCCCCGCACCAGCCTCAGCCGCGCATGCCGGTCGCCCTCGAAATGCAGCACGACGTCCACGAGGTGCTCCAGCAGCCGCGGGCCCGCGATGGCCCCGTCCTTGGTGACGTGGCCCACCAGCAGCGTGGACATGCCGCGTTCCTTGGAGGCCCGGATCAGCGCCCCCGCGACCTCCCGCACCTGCGCCATGCCGCCCGGGGCGCCGTCGATCTCGGGCGAGGCGACGGTCTGCACGGAGTCCAGGATCAGCAACGACGGCTTGACGGCGTCGAGGTGCCCCAGCACCGCCGCGAGGTCGGTCTCGGCGGCGAGATACAGATGGTCGTCGATGGCGTGGATCCGGTCGGCCCGCAGCCGCACCTGGCTGGCCGACTCCTCACCGGTGACGTACAACGTCCGGTGCTCGTCGCTCGCCGACTTGGCCGCGACGTCCAGCAGCAGCGTGGACTTCCCGACCCCCGGCTCACCGGCGACCAGCACCACGGCCCCGGGCACCAGCCCGCCCCCCAGCACCCGGTCCAGCTCGGGCACGCCGGTGGAACGGGCGGTCGCCTGCCGACCGTCGACCTGCCCGATCGGCACCGCGGACGTGGTCACGCGCCCCGGGGCGGTCGTACGCACGGCGGGCGCGCCGTACTCCTCGACCGTGCCCCAGGCCTGGCATTCGGGGCAGCGGCCGAGCCACTTGGCCGTCTGCCAGCCGCACTCGGTGCAGCGGTAGGACGGCCGTTCCTTGGCGGACTTCGTACGGGCAGCCATGCACGAACCGTAACCGCCCCCACTGACAGCCGACCCCGGGGTCCGCTCTCCGGGTACGTGGCCCGGCGCTACCGGGGCTCCGGCGCGGGTGCGGGCGCGAGGGGGGACGCGACCAGGCGTTGCGGGGTGCCGCTGCGCCCACCCGTGCCGCCCCAGCGGCACGACTGCCCGCAGCTGCGGCAGGGGGGCGGTCACGCGCAGCTGCGGCGGGGGCGACGACGGCCCGCAGCGGCGGCCGGGGGCGATGCGGCGGGGAAGCCGCGTACGGCGAGAAGGGGCGCGGAGCGAGGGCGGGCCGCAGCCGCGTACGGCGAGAAGGGGTCGTGTCGGGGGGTGTCCGCCCGCAGCGGTTGGCGCGTCCGCGCCCCGAGCCTCTGTGGCCGACCGATTCCGCGCCGTTCCGAGGACGGACACCCCCGGCGCGACCCCGACCCACCCACCGCACACACCGCGCAACGCGCACCCCCACCGAACCCCCGCAGGCCGCCGCAGGCACCCCGAACGGACGACTCCGCCCCCGCCCCCGCCACGGAAGAACGGCTTCCTGTCCCCTTATGAGGGATCGTTTCACCCGTACGGATTAAAAGTGCCCAACGCGCCAGTTCGCGCCACCCATAGCCCCCTACGGTCGCCGAGTGATGAGGAGCAGTCCGGAAACCACGACCCGCACGACCGGCGCACACCGGGCGCACCGGGAAGCGCGTGACCGCACCGCGGCCAGGGCCCTGGCGCAGCCGCCGGCGCAGCGCCGCCCACCCGCGCGTTACGCCGCGTACGACGCGTATCTGGACGGCCTGTTCACGTACTGCCTGTCCGTGCTCTGCGACCACGACGCCGCGACCGCCGCCCTGGGCGACGTCCTCGCCATCGCCGAGCGCCGCGGCCACCGAGGCCCCGTCCCCGCGGCCGACCGCAGGTCCTGGCTCTACGCGCTGGCCCGCTGGGCCTGCCTGCGCAAGCTGGCCGAGGCCAAGCAGAAACGTCCGAGCAGCCACGCGGCGGGCCGCCCGACACCCACCACAGCGCAAACAGTGCAAACAGCACGAACCGCGCGAACCGCGCAACCCACACCCACCACCCCCGCCCACGACGAGACCCACCAGCGGCACCGCAGCGAACTCGCCCTCCTCGCCTGGCCGGAGGCCGCCGGCACCACCCCCGAGCAGCGCGAGGCCCTCGAACTCGCCGTGCGCCACCACCTCGCCCCCCACGAGGTCGCCGCCGTCCTCGGCACGGACCTCGCCGCCACCAGGGAACTGCTCGCCTCGGCCGCCTGCGAGGTGGAACGCACCCGAGCCGCCCTGGCCGTCGTGGAGACCGGCACCTGCGCCGGCGTCGCCCGCCTCACCGGCGACAACCGCTACGTCCTCAGCAGCGCCCTGCGCCGCGAACTGGTCCGGCACGTCGACGACTGCCCCCGCTGCCGCCGGACGGCCGAGCGCGCGATCCCCGGCCGCTGGCCCGGCACCAGCGTCACCCCCGCCGAACTGCCCGTCCTGGAGGCCCCCCGCAGCGCGCTGCACGTCGCCCTGGCTCACACCTCGCGCGCGCGGGGCGCAGCCCCCCGCTTCGACCGGCGCGGTTTCCCCATGGACCCCAAGGATCGCGCGGCCCGGCGGGACCGTCTGCGCGCCCGTGCCGTCACCACCACCGTCGTCGCCACCGTCGTCGCCGCCCCGGTGCTCGCCCTGTGGGCGGCCTACCGGGGAACCCCCGTCGTCGAGGGCGAGGAGGGCCGCTCGGCCAGCGCCAGCGAGGCGCAGGACCAGGACGCCCCGGACGGCGAGTCGGCGGGCGGCGCCTACGGCTACGAGAACGCCGGCAACGCGAGCACCACCCCGGGCACCGGCTTCGGCGAGAAGGGCGGGGCCGACGTCTCCGTGGAGGTCGTCGGCGTCTCCGGCACCGGTGGGAAGGGGGCCGGCCACCTGGAGGTGACGGCGGGCCACGACGGCGACACCACGCTGGTCACCCTGACCGCGACCGGCGACGCCCCGGTGCACTGGTCCGCGTCCGTCGGCGCCTCCTGGCTCTACCTGAGCCAGTCCTCGGGGACCCTGCGCCCCGGCGAGGCAGTGACGGTCAGGGTGTACGTCGACCACCTGCGCGAGCCGTCCGGCCGGTGGAGCGCACGGATGGCCGTCTCGCCCGCCGGGGCAGTCGTGGCGATCGAGGGGTACGGCACCGCGCCCGCCCCGTCCCGCCCGGGCCCGCGCCCCGGCCCGCCGGACGACACCTCGTCCCCGTCCCACCCGGGCGGTGACCCGGACCCGGGCGGCCCGGACCCGTCACCGTCCACGTCGCAGCCGCCCGGCCCCACGCCCACCGGCGACCCGTCGCCGACGCCGCCCGACCCGGATCCGACGCCGAACGAACCGTCCCCGACCGGCGGCACGGACGGCTCGTCCCCGCCGCCGAGCAGCAGTGACAGCGGCGCCCCGAGCCCGTCGGACTCGTAGACCGGCACGGAACGGGCCGGTCTCAGCGACCGGCGGCGGGATCCGCCGGATGCGGTGCAAGCAACGGCAGCTGCGAGGCCAGCCGCTCCTCGCACAGCTCGACCAGCCGGTCGTACCCCGCCTTGCCCATCAGCTCGACCAGCTCCGGCCGGTAGGAGACGTACACCGGGTCGCCCGCTCCGTGCGCCGAGGTCGCCGACGTGCACCACCAGTGCAGGTCGTGCCCGCCGGGACCCCACCCCCGCCGGTCGTACTCACCGATCGACACCTGCAGCACGCGCGTGTCGTCGGGCCGGTCGATCCACTCGTACGTCCGCCGGACCGGCAGCTGCCAGCACACGTCCGGCTTGGTCTCCAGCGGCTCCCGGCCCTCCTTGAGTGCCAGGATGTGCAGCGAGCACCCCGCACCGCCCGCGAACCCGGGCCGGTTCTGGAAGATGCACGAGCCCTGGAAGGGCCGGGTCTGGCGGGAGCCCTCGTCGTCCTCGGAGGTCCAGCCGTTCCGCGTGCCCTCGGCGTGGTGCTGCCAGATGTCCGGCGTGAGCCGCGCCACGTGCCCGGCGACCCGCTTCTCGTCGTCCTCGTCGGAGAAGTGCGCGCCCAGCGAGCAGCACCCGTCGTCCGCGCGGCCCGCCTGGATGCCCTGGCAGCCGCTGCCGAAGATGCAGTTCCAGCGGGAGGTCAGCCATGTCAGGTCGCACCGGAAGACCTGCTCGTCGTCCGCCGGATCCGGGAACTCCACCCACGCGCGCGCGAAGTCGAGCCCCTTCTCGTCGCCCGCGATGTTCTTCTTGTCCTTCTTGGCCGACTTTTCGTCCTTCGCCTTTTTCGTCTTTGGCACGGCTCCAGGGTAAGTCGCCCGAGCGCGAGGACGGCACCACCGCGACCGCCGCTGGCAGTAGCGTTCCGTACATGAGACTCGGTGTCCTCGACGTGGGTTCGAACACGGTGCATCTGCTGGTGGTGGACGCGCACCCCGGCGCCCGCCCGCTGCCCGCCCACTCGCACAAGGTGGAACTGCGCCTCGCCCAGCTCCTCGACGAGGACGGGGCGATCGGCCCCGACGGTGTCGACCAGCTGGCCGCGGTTGTCCGCGAGGCGCTCCAGGCGGCCGAGGACAAGGGCGTCGAGGACCTCCTGCCGTTCGCCACCTCGGCCGTGCGCGAGGCGAGCAACGCCGACGACGTCCTCGCGCGCGTGCGCGCCGAGACCGGCGTCGAGCTGACCGTCCTCACCGGCGCCGAGGAGGCCCGGCTCACCTTCCTCGCCGCCCGCCGCTGGTTCGGCTGGTCCGCGGGCAGGCTGCTGGTCCTCGACATCGGCGGCGGCTCCCTGGAGATCGCGTACGGCATGGACGAGGAACCGGACGCCGCCGTGTCGCTGCCGCTCGGCGCGGGCCGGCTGACCGCGGCCCGGCTGCCCGACGACCCGCCCCACCCGGACGACGTCAGGGCGCTGCGCCGCCACGTCCGTACGGAGATCGCCCGGACGGTCGGCGAGTTCAGCCGCCTGGGCGCCCCCGACCACGTGGTCGCCACCTCGAAGACCTTCCGGCAGCTTGCCCGCATCACCGGCGCCGCCCGCTCCGCCGAGGGCCTCTACGTCCAGCGCGAGCTGAAGCGTGCCTCGCTGGAGGCCTGGGTGCCCCGCCTGGCCGCCATGACCAGCACCGAGCGCGCCGAGCTCCCCGGCGTCTCCGAGGGTCGCGCGCACCAGCTCCTGGCCGGCGCCCTGGTGGCCGAGGCCGCGATGGACCTCTTCCGCGTGGAGAGCCTGGAGATCTGCCCGTGGGCGCTCCGGGAGGGCGTGATCCTGCGCAGGCTGGATCACATGGGCCAGTAGGGACGCACGAGCAACCACAAAGCGCCCCACCCCCGCCCCACCCCGCCCCGCTCCGCATCTATGGCACTCACCACAACGCCGAACGGGCACCCCGCACCCACCCGACCCCACCCCGTAACCTGACCCCCGTGGCAAAACCAAGCGACGCCGTCCGCATCCAGGACACGAAGGTCGCCCTGTCGACGGCTTCCGTCTACCCGGAGTCGACGGCGACGGCCTTCGAGATCGCCGCCCGCCTCGGTTACGACGGCGTGGAGGTGATGGTCTGGACGGACCCGGTCAGCCAGGACATCGAGGCGCTGCGCAGGCTCAGCGACTACCACCGCATGCCGATACTCGCCGTGCACGCACCGTGTCTGCTCATCACCCAGCGCGTCTGGTCCACCGACCCCTGGGTCAAGCTCCAGCGCGCCCGCGCCGCCGCCGAGAAGCTCGGCGCGTCCACCGTCGTCGTGCACCCCCCGTTCCGCTGGCAGCGCCAGTACGCGCGGGACTTCGTCGACGGCATCTGGCGGATGGCCGACGAGACGGACGTCCGTTTCGCCGTCGAGAACATGTACCCCTGGCGCTACCGCGACCGCGAGATGCAGGCCTACGCCCCCGACTGGGACGTGACGAAGGACGACTACCGGCACTTCACGATCGACCTCAGCCACGCCGCGACCTCCCGCACCGACACCCTCGACATGATCGACCGCATGAGCGACCGCCTCGGTCACGTCCACCTGGCCGACGGCAAGGGCTCCGCCAAGGACGAGCACCTCGTCCCCGGCCGCGGCAACCAGCCCTGCGCCGAGGTGCTGGAGCGCCTCGCGCACACCGGCTTCGACGGCCACGTCGTCATCGAGGTCAACACCAGGCGCGCGATGTCCGGCGCCGAACGCGAGGCCGATCTCGCCGAGGCACTGGCCTTCACCCGGCTGCACCTGGCGCAGACCGTGCCCCCGGCACCGGGCGCCGCACACGCGGCGCGGACGGACCGCCGGTGAGCGACGACGCCAACGGGACCGCGACCGGGACCGGGGCCGCCCGTCGCCGCGGCCGCCCGCCCCGTACGGAGTCCGGGGACACCCGCGACCGCATCCTCACCACGGCCCGCGAGGAGTTCTCCGAGCGCGGCTACGAGAAGACGTCCGTGCGCGGCATCGCCAAGTCCGCGGGCGTGGACCCCGCGCTGGTGCACCACTACTTCGGCACCAAGGAGCAGGTCTTCGAGGCGGCCATCGAGGTCGCCTTCGCGCCCGCCATGGACGCCCCCGAGGCGATCGCCGACGGCCCCCTGGACGGGGTCGGCGAGCGTCTGACCCGCTTCATCCTCGGCGTCTGGGAGAACCCCGCCACCCGCACCCCCCTGCTGGCCATCCTCCGCTCGGCCGTGAACAACGAGACCGCCGCCACCGTCTTCCGCCGGCTGATCGCCGCCCAGCTGCTGCGCCGGGTCGCCGCCCAGCTGAACCTGCCGGACGCGGAACTGCGCGTCGAACTGGCCGCGGCGCAGCTGGTGGGGTGCGCGATGCTCCGCTACGTGATCAAGGTGGAACCGCTGGCCTCGGCCGACCCGGAGCAGATCGTCGCCCGCCTGGCCCCGGTCGTACAGGGCCACCTCACCGGCCCCTGAGGCACGCCCGAGGCACTCTTGAGGCACGCCCGAGGCAACCCTGACGCCATCCCCGAGGCCACCCGCCGACGGCGTCCGGCGAGACGCGCGTCCCGCATTCCGGACACCCTGTCCCGACCCCTGGATGACCGGCGTACGCTCGACGGCAGTCATAACTCTCCGAAGGAGCGAGCGACGATGCCCGAACTGAGGTCCCGCACAGTCACCCACGGCCGCAACATGGCGGGCGCCCGCGCCCTTATGCGTGCCTCCGGTGTACCCGGCGCGGACATCGGGCGGAAGCCGATCATCGCCGTCGCCAACAGCTTCACGGAGTTCGTGCCGGGCCACACGCACCTGGCCCCCGTCGGCCGCATCGTCAGCGAGGCGGTCACCGCGGCCGGCGGCATCCCGCGCGAGTTCAACACGATCGCCGTGGACGACGGCATCGCCATGGGTCACGGTGGCATGCTCTACAGCCTGCCCTCCCGCGACCTGATCGCGGACAGCGTGGAGTACATGGTCGAGGCGCACTGCGCCGACGCCCTGATCTGCATCTCCAACTGCGACAAGATCACCCCGGGCATGCTCAACGCGGCGCTCCGCCTGAACATCCCCACGGTCTTCGTCTCCGGCGGGCCCATGGAGTCCGGCCGCGCCACGCTGGTCGACGGCACGGTCCGCACCCTCGACCTGGTCGACGCGATGTCGGAGGCGGTCAACGACAAGATCTCCGACGCGGACATCCTCCGCATCGAGGAGAACGCCTGCCCGACCTGCGGCTCCTGTTCCGGCATGTTCACCGCCAACTCGATGAACTGCCTGACCGAGGCCATCGGCCTCTCCCTGCCCGGCAACGGCTCGGTGCTGGCCACCCACACCGCCCGCAAGGCGCTCTACGAGAACGCCGCCCGCACGGTGCTCGACCTGACCCGCCGCTACTACGAGCAGGACGACGACTCGGTCCTGCCCCGCAACATCGCCACCCCCGCCGCCTTCGGCAACGCCATGGCGCTCGACATCGCGATGGGCGGCTCCACCAACACGATCCTGCACCTGCTGGCCGCCGCCCAGGAGGCCGAGGTCTCCTACGGCCTCGCCGAGATGGACGCCCTCTCGCGCAGCGTCCCCTGCCTGGCCAAGGTCGCGCCGAACGTGGCCAAGGACCGCACGTACTACATGGAGGACGTGCACCGCGCCGGCGGCATCCCCGCCCTCCTCGGCGAACTGCACCGCGGCGGCCTGCTCAACGAGGACGTCCACTCCGTCCACAGCCCGTCCCTGGCCGACTGGCTGAAGACCTGGGACGTGCGCGGCGGCTCCCCCTCCAAGGAGGCGGTCGAGCTGTGGCACGCGGCCCCCGGCTGCGTCCGCTCCGCCGAGGCCTTCTCCCAGTCCGAGCGCTGGGACACCCTGGACGAGGACGCCGAGGGCGGCTGCATCCGCTCCGTCGAGCACGCCTACTCCAAGGACGGCGGCCTCGCGGTCCTGCGCGGCAACCTCGCCGTCGACGGCTGCGTCGTCAAGACGGCCGGCGTCGACGAGTCCATCTGGACCTTCGAGGGCCCGGCGGTCGTCTGCGAGTCGCAAGAGGAGGCCGTCCAGAAGATCCTCACCCAGCAGGTCAAGGAGGGCGACGTCGTCGTCATCCGCTACGAGGGCCCCAAGGGCGGCCCCGGCATGCAGGAGATGCTCTACCCGACCTCGTACCTGAAGGGCCGCGGCCTCGGAAAGGCCTGCGCCCTGGTCACCGACGGCCGCTTCTCCGGCGGCACCTCCGGCCTGTCCATCGGCCACGCCTCCCCGGAGGCGGCGGCCGGCGGCACCATCGCCCTGGTCGAGGACGGCGACCGCATCCGCATCGACATCCCGAACCGCTCCATCGAGCTGCTCGTGGACGACGCCGAGCTGACCCGCCGCGAGCAGGCCCTGAACGGCGTGTACGCCCCGAAGAACCGCGACCGCAAGGTCTCCGCGGCCCTCAAGGCGTACGCCGCGATGGCCACCAGCGCCGACAAGGGCGCGGTCCGCGACGTCAGCAAGCTGGGCTGAGACCCACCGGGGGACCCGGGGCGAGTCACCAGCCCTCCGGGTCCCGCCCCGCCACCCCGAACACGGTCCCGTCGGGCGCCCCGGCGTACACGTGCCCGCCCGCGAGCAGCGGCGCGGGCAGTGACGCGGGCACCGTGTCGGAGTCGGCGCCGAGCCGGGGCCGGGTCTGCCCGAGGAGCTTGCCCTTGCGCGCGTCGACGCCGAGGAGCCGCCCGTCCGGCGCGGTGACGTACACGTGCCGCCCGTCGGAGACCGGCGCCGAGCCCCGGCTCACGCCCGTCTCCAGCCGCCAGGCCTGCTTCCCCGCCGCCATGTCCACGGCGACCAGTGACCCGCCCGCGCCCATGAGGTGCACGGTGTCCCCGCGCACGCCCGCCGACGCCGACGCCTGCTCGACCGGGATCGGCAGCGTCACCCGCCGGGTCGCCCCGGTGGCGGGCGTGTAGCGCACCACGGCCTTGACGTCGCCGTAGGTCGCCCCCTCGGCGACGAGGAACACGGAGCCGTCCGCCGCCCCCACGGGCGTCAGCGACCCCGCCAGTTCCGTGTCCCAGCGCACGCCCCCGCCGGCCGGGTCCACCGCGGTGACGTGGGTCCGGCGCCCGTCCGCGCTCTGGCTGGTCGCGTACGCCGCCGGATGCCGCTCCCCGGCGAACGAGGTGAAGTACGGCACCGCCTGCCCGGGGATCCGGTGCGTCCACCTCGTCCGCCCCGTGGCGCTGTCCACGCCGGTGACCGTCCCGTCGGCGCGGGTGAGCAGCAGCATGTCGCCGACGGTGCGCAGTCCGTCGTACGCGGGCATGTCCTCCTGCCACTCCGGCTCGCCCGTCGCGGGGTCGAGCGCCTCCAGCGGGCCCAGCAGGCCGACCTCGGGCTGCACGAGCCCGCCCGAGACGACCGGCGGTTCGCTGCGCACGGCCTCCTCGACGGGGTGCCGCCACAGCGTGCTCCCGTCGGCCGGATCGAGGGCGAAGACCACGCCGGGCCGGGCGCACAGCAGCCGCCGCGCCGCGTACGAGCACTGCGGCATCCCGCCGCCCTCCGCCGCGGGCACCGCCTCCCACGCCCCGAACCCGCCCGGCGCACTCTGCGCGGTGGGCGTACCCGCGGGCTCGGAACCGCCGAACGCCTGCACGGCGACGAGGCTCCCGACCACGGCGAGCCCCACCGCCCCGGCGACGAGCGCCGACCGCTTCCCCAGCCGCCGCACGACCCGCCCCGACCGCTCGGCCCGCCCAGACGGCCCGGACGGCTCGATCGGCTCGACGGAGGCCCGCGGCGCAGATTCCGCACCGGCCTCCGCCGGGGCCTCGGCCCGCTCCGTCCGCGGTGC encodes the following:
- a CDS encoding Ppx/GppA family phosphatase; translation: MRLGVLDVGSNTVHLLVVDAHPGARPLPAHSHKVELRLAQLLDEDGAIGPDGVDQLAAVVREALQAAEDKGVEDLLPFATSAVREASNADDVLARVRAETGVELTVLTGAEEARLTFLAARRWFGWSAGRLLVLDIGGGSLEIAYGMDEEPDAAVSLPLGAGRLTAARLPDDPPHPDDVRALRRHVRTEIARTVGEFSRLGAPDHVVATSKTFRQLARITGAARSAEGLYVQRELKRASLEAWVPRLAAMTSTERAELPGVSEGRAHQLLAGALVAEAAMDLFRVESLEICPWALREGVILRRLDHMGQ
- a CDS encoding sugar phosphate isomerase/epimerase family protein, giving the protein MAKPSDAVRIQDTKVALSTASVYPESTATAFEIAARLGYDGVEVMVWTDPVSQDIEALRRLSDYHRMPILAVHAPCLLITQRVWSTDPWVKLQRARAAAEKLGASTVVVHPPFRWQRQYARDFVDGIWRMADETDVRFAVENMYPWRYRDREMQAYAPDWDVTKDDYRHFTIDLSHAATSRTDTLDMIDRMSDRLGHVHLADGKGSAKDEHLVPGRGNQPCAEVLERLAHTGFDGHVVIEVNTRRAMSGAEREADLAEALAFTRLHLAQTVPPAPGAAHAARTDRR
- a CDS encoding serine/threonine-protein kinase, which produces MAPQRDAGADAEAELPEYAGHYRLESRLGSGGMGVVHLARSTSGMRVAVKVVHATYARDPEFRGRFRQEVAAARRVSGAFTAPVVDADPEAGRPWMATLFIPGPTLSEQVKRNGPMDEPQLRRLMAGLAEALRDIHRVGVVHRDLKPSNVLLAEDGPKVIDFGISRPKDSELRTETGKLIGTPPFMAPEQFRRPREVGPAADVFTLGSLMVHAATGRGPFDSDSPYVVAYQVVHDEPDLTGVPDSLAPLVLRCLAKEPEDRPTPDELMRELRSVAAAYDTQVFIPAPRTERAEAPAEAGAESAPRASVEPIEPSGPSGRAERSGRVVRRLGKRSALVAGAVGLAVVGSLVAVQAFGGSEPAGTPTAQSAPGGFGAWEAVPAAEGGGMPQCSYAARRLLCARPGVVFALDPADGSTLWRHPVEEAVRSEPPVVSGGLVQPEVGLLGPLEALDPATGEPEWQEDMPAYDGLRTVGDMLLLTRADGTVTGVDSATGRTRWTHRIPGQAVPYFTSFAGERHPAAYATSQSADGRRTHVTAVDPAGGGVRWDTELAGSLTPVGAADGSVFLVAEGATYGDVKAVVRYTPATGATRRVTLPIPVEQASASAGVRGDTVHLMGAGGSLVAVDMAAGKQAWRLETGVSRGSAPVSDGRHVYVTAPDGRLLGVDARKGKLLGQTRPRLGADSDTVPASLPAPLLAGGHVYAGAPDGTVFGVAGRDPEGW
- a CDS encoding BACON domain-containing protein, whose translation is MRSSPETTTRTTGAHRAHREARDRTAARALAQPPAQRRPPARYAAYDAYLDGLFTYCLSVLCDHDAATAALGDVLAIAERRGHRGPVPAADRRSWLYALARWACLRKLAEAKQKRPSSHAAGRPTPTTAQTVQTARTARTAQPTPTTPAHDETHQRHRSELALLAWPEAAGTTPEQREALELAVRHHLAPHEVAAVLGTDLAATRELLASAACEVERTRAALAVVETGTCAGVARLTGDNRYVLSSALRRELVRHVDDCPRCRRTAERAIPGRWPGTSVTPAELPVLEAPRSALHVALAHTSRARGAAPRFDRRGFPMDPKDRAARRDRLRARAVTTTVVATVVAAPVLALWAAYRGTPVVEGEEGRSASASEAQDQDAPDGESAGGAYGYENAGNASTTPGTGFGEKGGADVSVEVVGVSGTGGKGAGHLEVTAGHDGDTTLVTLTATGDAPVHWSASVGASWLYLSQSSGTLRPGEAVTVRVYVDHLREPSGRWSARMAVSPAGAVVAIEGYGTAPAPSRPGPRPGPPDDTSSPSHPGGDPDPGGPDPSPSTSQPPGPTPTGDPSPTPPDPDPTPNEPSPTGGTDGSSPPPSSSDSGAPSPSDS
- the radA gene encoding DNA repair protein RadA — protein: MAARTKSAKERPSYRCTECGWQTAKWLGRCPECQAWGTVEEYGAPAVRTTAPGRVTTSAVPIGQVDGRQATARSTGVPELDRVLGGGLVPGAVVLVAGEPGVGKSTLLLDVAAKSASDEHRTLYVTGEESASQVRLRADRIHAIDDHLYLAAETDLAAVLGHLDAVKPSLLILDSVQTVASPEIDGAPGGMAQVREVAGALIRASKERGMSTLLVGHVTKDGAIAGPRLLEHLVDVVLHFEGDRHARLRLVRGVKNRYGTTDEVGCFELHDEGITGLADPSGLFLTRRAEPVPGTCLTVTLEGRRPLVAEVQALTVDSQIPSPRRTTSGLETSRVSMMLAVLEQRGRISALGKRDIYSATVGGVKLSEPAADLAVALALASAASDTPLPKNLVAIGEVGLAGEVRRVTGVQRRLSEAHRLGFTHALVPADPGRVPDGMKVLEVADMGDALRVLPRSRRREATREEEDRR
- a CDS encoding TetR/AcrR family transcriptional regulator, encoding MSDDANGTATGTGAARRRGRPPRTESGDTRDRILTTAREEFSERGYEKTSVRGIAKSAGVDPALVHHYFGTKEQVFEAAIEVAFAPAMDAPEAIADGPLDGVGERLTRFILGVWENPATRTPLLAILRSAVNNETAATVFRRLIAAQLLRRVAAQLNLPDAELRVELAAAQLVGCAMLRYVIKVEPLASADPEQIVARLAPVVQGHLTGP
- the ilvD gene encoding dihydroxy-acid dehydratase — encoded protein: MPELRSRTVTHGRNMAGARALMRASGVPGADIGRKPIIAVANSFTEFVPGHTHLAPVGRIVSEAVTAAGGIPREFNTIAVDDGIAMGHGGMLYSLPSRDLIADSVEYMVEAHCADALICISNCDKITPGMLNAALRLNIPTVFVSGGPMESGRATLVDGTVRTLDLVDAMSEAVNDKISDADILRIEENACPTCGSCSGMFTANSMNCLTEAIGLSLPGNGSVLATHTARKALYENAARTVLDLTRRYYEQDDDSVLPRNIATPAAFGNAMALDIAMGGSTNTILHLLAAAQEAEVSYGLAEMDALSRSVPCLAKVAPNVAKDRTYYMEDVHRAGGIPALLGELHRGGLLNEDVHSVHSPSLADWLKTWDVRGGSPSKEAVELWHAAPGCVRSAEAFSQSERWDTLDEDAEGGCIRSVEHAYSKDGGLAVLRGNLAVDGCVVKTAGVDESIWTFEGPAVVCESQEEAVQKILTQQVKEGDVVVIRYEGPKGGPGMQEMLYPTSYLKGRGLGKACALVTDGRFSGGTSGLSIGHASPEAAAGGTIALVEDGDRIRIDIPNRSIELLVDDAELTRREQALNGVYAPKNRDRKVSAALKAYAAMATSADKGAVRDVSKLG